One Armatimonadota bacterium genomic window carries:
- a CDS encoding ComF family protein has product MNSFFERILGWVYPTKCPVCRMLSEEIPCRRCAQSLIPERLRYVDPVAMVDELRAHYPYEGSASELVKALKYRRETALVDLMAGAVSEVFDQWDPEPDFIVPVPIHRRRLAFRGFNQARLLCEKLPSDLVTEHLVRIRATKPQVELKPEQRAKNLIGAFRCSTSLVGKRVLLVDDVFTTGATAHECAKAMKEAGAAWVGVLVFAMRRR; this is encoded by the coding sequence TTGAACAGCTTCTTTGAGCGGATCCTAGGCTGGGTTTATCCGACGAAGTGTCCGGTGTGCCGGATGCTTTCGGAAGAGATTCCGTGCCGACGGTGCGCGCAATCTTTGATACCCGAACGACTCCGGTATGTCGATCCGGTCGCCATGGTGGACGAGCTAAGGGCTCATTACCCGTACGAAGGGTCGGCGTCCGAACTGGTGAAGGCTCTGAAGTATCGACGGGAGACTGCGTTGGTCGACTTGATGGCAGGCGCCGTCTCCGAGGTCTTCGACCAATGGGACCCCGAACCTGACTTCATCGTTCCCGTTCCGATCCACCGACGTCGGCTAGCGTTTCGAGGTTTCAACCAGGCACGTCTGCTCTGCGAAAAGTTACCAAGCGATTTGGTAACCGAACATTTAGTGCGAATCCGGGCGACTAAGCCGCAGGTAGAGCTAAAGCCCGAACAGCGAGCAAAGAATCTCATCGGTGCCTTCCGATGCTCGACCTCGCTGGTTGGGAAGCGGGTACTGCTGGTCGATGACGTTTTTACCACCGGTGCGACGGCGCACGAATGCGCCAAGGCGATGAAGGAAGCTGGTGCCGCGTGGGTGGGAGTTCTCGTCTTCGCAATGCGTCGCCGATGA
- a CDS encoding methyltransferase domain-containing protein: MASNDWNADRYVKNAAFVSEYGSAVAELLGNIYGKRVLDLGCGDGRLTSELVNKGASVIGIDASDSMIESAREKGLEAYVLDALQMDYEAEFDSVFTNATLHWIPDHPSLTAKVFRALKPGGEFVGEFGGHGNVAAISTAVRATLTKHGYSWVGKKPVTYSSVKKFEEVLRGAGFDVPYIQLIPRPTPLPTGVRGWLETFGKPFMEDADSETQAKMIDDIEELLAPALRDEYGNWTADYIRLRFRATKGA; the protein is encoded by the coding sequence ATGGCATCAAATGACTGGAATGCGGATCGTTACGTCAAGAATGCGGCGTTTGTCTCGGAATACGGATCGGCGGTCGCCGAGCTACTGGGGAATATCTACGGAAAGCGAGTTCTCGACCTAGGCTGCGGCGATGGACGCCTAACGTCCGAACTAGTCAATAAGGGCGCAAGCGTCATCGGCATCGATGCCTCCGACAGCATGATCGAATCGGCTCGCGAAAAAGGGCTCGAAGCCTACGTGCTGGACGCCCTGCAGATGGACTATGAAGCAGAGTTCGACTCCGTCTTCACCAACGCGACTCTTCACTGGATTCCCGACCACCCAAGTCTGACCGCCAAGGTCTTTCGGGCCCTGAAGCCAGGCGGAGAGTTTGTCGGTGAGTTCGGCGGCCACGGCAACGTCGCCGCCATCAGCACGGCGGTACGGGCTACGTTGACAAAGCACGGCTATTCCTGGGTCGGAAAAAAGCCGGTCACATATTCTTCCGTGAAGAAATTCGAAGAGGTTCTTCGGGGTGCCGGTTTCGACGTCCCTTATATTCAACTCATTCCCCGTCCCACGCCGCTGCCAACGGGCGTGCGGGGTTGGTTGGAGACGTTTGGCAAGCCATTCATGGAGGACGCCGACAGCGAGACCCAAGCCAAGATGATCGATGATATCGAAGAACTGCTCGCCCCGGCTCTAAGGGATGAGTACGGAAATTGGACGGCGGACTACATCCGCCTTCGGTTTAGAGCAACGAAGGGCGCCTAA
- the msrB gene encoding peptide-methionine (R)-S-oxide reductase MsrB, translating to MIFALLLATQVVKYDGIATTSPKRPDKVVLSDAEWKKRLTKEQYEILRAKGTEPAFCGVNLDQKGGGTYYCVGCGLPLFEAVTKYDSGTGWPSFYKPIDTKNIWFKVDTSFGMTRTEVLCARCDGHLGHVFDDGPKPTGLRYCMNGKVLKFVPNKKKGN from the coding sequence ATGATCTTCGCGCTTCTCCTCGCCACGCAGGTCGTCAAGTACGACGGAATCGCCACTACGAGCCCCAAGCGACCCGATAAGGTCGTGCTCTCTGATGCTGAGTGGAAAAAGCGGTTGACGAAGGAGCAATACGAGATTCTGCGAGCCAAAGGCACCGAACCCGCCTTCTGTGGAGTTAACCTCGACCAAAAGGGCGGCGGGACTTACTATTGCGTCGGTTGCGGCCTACCGTTGTTCGAAGCCGTGACCAAGTACGACTCGGGCACTGGCTGGCCGTCGTTCTACAAGCCGATCGACACGAAGAACATCTGGTTCAAGGTTGATACCTCGTTTGGCATGACGCGAACCGAGGTGCTGTGCGCGCGATGCGACGGCCACCTGGGCCACGTCTTTGACGATGGTCCCAAGCCGACCGGCCTGCGCTACTGCATGAACGGAAAGGTCCTCAAGTTCGTTCCCAATAAGAAAAAAGGGAATTGA
- a CDS encoding type II secretion system F family protein — MPLYAYKAIDTASGRVVQSTMEGESEQSVAAKLREQEFHVAEVKPIKAAKAGARGKKKIKPKALVVFSRQFATMIDAGIPILRCLDILQGQCKDPALKSTLEIITVDVKGGMTLNEAMAKHPDVFSRLYVNMIKAAELGGILDLILDRLAQFLEYEAEVRGKIKSAMTYPVLVLVFSQIMLFALFTFVLPKFKDIFAGMNAPMPTVTKFLFAIGDFMQAYWWAVILMFVGAFIGLKQWVKTPQGRYRWDFLKLRIPVIGDLALKMSVARFSRTFGTLINSGVPMMRSLEIVGETLGNLVLAQAIDTTRASLKEGNKLSVPLTASGLFPTMVTTMIDVGEESGRLPEMLVKVGEFYDQEVEQTVKGLTSLIEPLLIIFLGCVVGFIAISIMVPIFSIVNNIK, encoded by the coding sequence ATGCCTTTGTACGCATATAAAGCAATCGACACCGCCTCGGGAAGGGTCGTTCAGTCGACCATGGAAGGTGAATCCGAGCAGAGCGTAGCCGCCAAGCTGCGTGAGCAAGAGTTTCACGTCGCCGAGGTCAAGCCGATCAAGGCGGCTAAGGCCGGAGCCCGTGGCAAAAAGAAGATCAAGCCGAAGGCACTCGTCGTGTTCTCGCGACAGTTCGCTACGATGATCGACGCCGGTATTCCGATTCTCCGATGTCTGGACATTCTGCAGGGCCAGTGCAAGGACCCGGCTCTGAAGTCAACCCTCGAAATCATCACCGTCGACGTGAAGGGCGGTATGACGCTGAACGAGGCGATGGCCAAGCACCCAGACGTCTTTTCTCGACTTTATGTGAACATGATCAAGGCGGCCGAACTCGGCGGTATCTTGGACCTCATTCTGGACCGACTGGCCCAGTTCCTTGAGTACGAGGCCGAAGTTCGCGGCAAGATCAAGAGCGCGATGACCTATCCGGTCCTCGTCTTGGTCTTCTCCCAGATCATGCTTTTCGCCCTCTTTACGTTCGTGCTTCCGAAGTTTAAGGACATCTTCGCAGGCATGAACGCACCAATGCCGACCGTCACGAAGTTTCTCTTTGCGATCGGCGACTTTATGCAGGCCTACTGGTGGGCCGTCATCCTCATGTTTGTAGGCGCCTTTATCGGCCTCAAGCAATGGGTGAAGACGCCTCAAGGCCGCTATCGATGGGATTTTCTCAAGCTACGCATTCCGGTCATTGGCGACCTGGCGCTCAAGATGAGTGTTGCTCGGTTCTCGCGAACCTTTGGCACGCTGATCAACTCGGGCGTTCCGATGATGCGAAGCTTGGAAATTGTCGGTGAGACACTCGGGAACTTGGTGTTGGCGCAAGCCATCGACACGACCCGCGCCAGCCTGAAGGAAGGTAACAAGCTTTCCGTGCCGCTGACCGCGTCGGGCCTGTTTCCGACCATGGTGACGACGATGATCGACGTCGGTGAGGAGTCTGGACGACTCCCCGAGATGTTGGTCAAAGTTGGCGAGTTTTACGATCAGGAAGTGGAGCAGACCGTCAAGGGCCTGACCTCGCTGATCGAGCCTCTGCTGATCATCTTCCTCGGGTGTGTTGTCGGATTTATTGCCATCTCGATTATGGTCCCGATCTTTAGCATCGTGAACAACATCAAGTAA
- a CDS encoding DUF1854 domain-containing protein, translating to MSNLNYLRGGDIQIRRRPDSLFLDCTVEGKDVANVHLVRAFPLSEPKKMISVRDMEQKEIGVIEDLDELDEASRKLADDELDRRYFTPAITKINSLKNDASMWKFDVETTRGHSDFYVRNWRDNAHELTSGRWQITSVDGGRYEILNLDELDDRSQMLIEQLL from the coding sequence ATGTCCAACTTGAATTACCTCCGGGGTGGAGATATCCAGATTCGCCGTCGCCCGGACTCTCTGTTTTTGGATTGCACAGTCGAGGGCAAGGATGTGGCTAACGTTCATCTCGTGCGGGCTTTCCCGCTGAGCGAGCCGAAGAAGATGATCTCCGTTCGCGATATGGAGCAGAAGGAAATCGGCGTGATCGAGGACCTGGATGAGTTGGACGAAGCCTCGCGAAAGCTGGCCGACGACGAGCTCGACCGACGTTACTTTACGCCGGCGATCACCAAAATCAATTCGCTGAAGAACGATGCGAGCATGTGGAAGTTCGACGTAGAGACGACGCGCGGGCACTCCGATTTTTATGTGCGCAACTGGCGCGACAATGCCCACGAACTCACGTCGGGACGATGGCAGATCACGAGCGTGGACGGCGGTCGATACGAGATTCTGAACTTGGACGAGTTGGACGATCGAAGCCAGATGCTGATTGAACAGCTTCTTTGA
- a CDS encoding RNA-binding protein: MALKNLFVGNLSYSTDEEGLLVAFGEFQPQNAKIIPNRGFGFVEVPEEQLEAAIAKMDGAQLDGRTIRVNEARPKEDRPRFGGGGGGGGFRSGGGGGGGGGFRSGGGGGGGGFRSGGGGGGGRGGGRDSRRGGGGRDW, from the coding sequence ATGGCACTTAAGAATCTATTTGTAGGAAACCTGTCCTACAGCACTGACGAGGAAGGTCTCCTCGTCGCGTTCGGCGAATTTCAGCCGCAGAACGCCAAAATCATTCCGAATCGGGGATTCGGGTTCGTCGAGGTTCCGGAGGAACAGCTGGAAGCCGCGATTGCTAAGATGGATGGAGCTCAGCTCGATGGTCGAACGATCCGAGTGAACGAAGCTCGTCCGAAGGAAGATCGACCGCGATTCGGCGGTGGAGGCGGCGGTGGCGGCTTCCGAAGTGGCGGCGGTGGCGGCGGTGGCGGTGGCTTCCGTAGCGGCGGCGGAGGCGGCGGTGGCGGCTTCCGAAGCGGTGGCGGCGGTGGCGGTGGTCGAGGCGGCGGTCGCGACAGCCGACGCGGCGGCGGCGGCCGAGACTGGTAA